A section of the Corvus hawaiiensis isolate bCorHaw1 chromosome 16, bCorHaw1.pri.cur, whole genome shotgun sequence genome encodes:
- the NLRC3 gene encoding NLR family CARD domain-containing protein 3, translating into MPREASDGRGLDQPVPRAAGEVHLSAVPGGDHLPPVQAGAPDGRGGCPGAGSEPPARAEPMVQKHLESLQSSYGNGLEPGALQRLTNLLLVEGLTDIQQKEHDILQVETTKGLPNVSKSIPLEKLFLPLSKVSIPPRISVTIGVAGIGKSTLVKLFVCTWAKGDINRDIMFVLPLTFRELNTYEKLSAERLLCLAFPHITEPGCISAGAARTLLILDGLDEFKTPLDFSNTVVCTDPKKEIQVDNLITNIIRGNLLQEASVWVTSRPAAARQIPGGLVDRMTEIRGFGAAEMKDFLDQMFLDNRDLSSQVLKHIRANRSLHVLCTIPGFCWISGSSIAYFLKHCSDQSQEAAVVPRTLSEIYSYYFKMALSGDWLEKPRETLRIEQAVNTSKKLVGSLGRLAFYGLLRKKHVFYEQDMKAYGIDLSLLHSSLSTRLLLKEDMQTSTAYYFSHLTMQEFLAALYYYTAAKRTIFDLFVESGMSWLKLGFLNHFRSAVQRALQAEDRQLDIFVRFLSGLLSPQVNKLLAGWLLAKDEHSGFRSQAISVLQGCLNTDHAISSRAVNAMHCLQEMQHTDIAKAVEEAMRSESLAGMLTPTNCSALAYLLQVSDVCLEETNLSNCLTYNVCKSLLSQLLFCHSLRLDNNQFKDDVMELLGSMLSVKDCQIQRLSLAENQISNKGAKALARSLLVNRSLMVLDLRSNSIGPTGAKALADALKKNQILLSLNLQHNSIKEDGATFLAEALLTNHRLVTLHLQKNAIGAQGARKIAEALKQNRSLRELILSSNSVGDNGSIALAEALRVNHSLQSLDLQSNSISSAGVTALTVALCSNKGLLSLNLRENSISKEGGPAIACALRSNSTLRKLDLAANLLYDDGGKAIAAAIKENRALTSLHLQWNFIQAKAATALAQALQSNSSLASLDLQENAIGDEGMAALSAALKVNTTLADLHLQVASVGAAGAQALAEALMVNKSLQILDLRGNSIGVAGAQAMANALKVNRSLRRLNLQENSLGMDGAICIATALKGNHGLTYVNLQGNRIGQSGAKMISDAIRTNSPDCVVDV; encoded by the exons ATGCCACGGGAGGCCTCTGATGGAAG GGGCCTGGATCAACCGGTACCGCGAGCAGCTGGCGAGGTCCATCTTTCTGCAGTTCCTGGAGGAGATCATCTCCCacctgtgcaggctggagctcCTGACGGCCGAGGAGGCTGCCCAGGTGCAGGCAGCGAGCCCCCTGCCCGAGCAG AACCCATGGTGCAGAAACACCTGGAGAGCCTCCAGAGCTCCTACGGGAACGGCCTGGAGCCAGGAGCCCTGCAGCGCCTCACCAACCTGCTGCTGGTGGAAGGCCTGACCGACATCCAGCAGAAGGAGCACGACATCCTGCAGGTTGAAACCACCAAAGGCCTGCCAAACGTATCCAAGAGCATCcccctggagaagctcttcctgcctctctccaAAGTCAGCATCCCCCCTCGGATCTCTGTCACCATTGGCGTGGCCGGGATTGGCAAGAGCACTCTGGTGAAGCTGTTTGTCTGCACCTGGGCAAAGGGGGACATCAACAGGGACATCATGTTCGTGCTGCCCCTCACCTTCCGGGAGCTCAACACCTACGAGAAGCTCTCTGCTGAGCGCCTCCTCTGCTTGGCCTTCCCTCACATCACCGAGCCCGGCTGCATCTCGGCCGGAGCCGCCCGGACCCTGCTCATCCTCGACGGCCTGGATGAATTCAAGACCCCCTTGGATTTTTCCAACACAGTGGTTTGCACCGATCCCAAAAAGGAGATCCAAGTGGACAACCTGATCACCAACATTATAAGGGGAAACCTGCTGCAGGAGGCCTCTGTGTGGGTCACGTCACGGCCGGCGGCGGCCAGGCAGATTCCTGGTGGGCTGGTTGATAGGATGACGGAAATCCGAGGGTTTGGGGCTGCAGAGATGAAGGACTTCTTGGACCAGATGTTCCTTGACAACAGAGACCTGTCCAGCCAAGTCCTGAAGCACATCAGGGCTAACAGGTCGCTACATGTCCTGTGCACCATTCCTGGTTtttgctggatttctggctcctCAATCGCTTATTTCCTGAAACATTGCAGCGATCAATCCCAAGAAGCAGCTGTGGTCCCCAGGACCCTGTCAGAAATCTACtcctattattttaaaatggctCTGAGTGGCGACTGGCTGGAAAAGCCGAGAGAAACCCTCAGGATCGAGCAGGCTGTGAACACCAGCAAGAAGCTGGtgggcagcctgggcaggcTGGCCTTCTACGGGCTGCTGCGGAAGAAACACGTGTTCTACGAGCAGGACATGAAGGCCTACGGCATCGACCTctccctgctgcacagcagcctCTCCACCCGCCTCCTGCTCAAGGAGGACATGCAGACCTCCACAGCCTACTACTTCTCCCACTTAACCATGCAGGAGTTCCTGGCAGCTCTTTATTACTACACGGCGGCCAAGCGGACCATCTTCGACCTCTTTGTGGAGAGCGGCATGTCCTGGCTCAAGCTGGGCTTCCTCAACCACTTCAGGAGCGCCGTTCAGAGGGCGCTGCAGGCCGAGGACAGGCAGCTGGACATCTTTGTCCGCTTCCTCTCGGGGCTGCTGTCCCCGCAGGTGAACAAGCTGCTGGCCGGGTGGCTGCTGGCGAAGGACGAGCACAGCGGGTTCAGGAGCCAGGCCATCAGCgtcctgcagggctgcctgAACACCGACCACGCCATCTCCTCGCGCGCCGTCAACGCCATGCACTGCCTGCAGGAGATGCAGCACACGGACATCGCCAAGGCCGTGGAGGAGGCGATGAGGAGCGAGAGCTTGGCCGGGATGCTCACCCCCACgaactgctctgccctggcttATCTCCTGCAGGTCTCGGATGTCTGCCTGGAGGAGACAAACCTGTCCAACTGCCTCACCTACAATGTGTGTAAGAGcctgctctcccagcttctCTTCTGCCACAGCCTCAG GCTGGACAATAACCAGTTTAAGGACGACgtgatggagctgctgggcagcatGCTGAGCGTGAAGGACTGCCAGATCCAGAGGCTCAG CTTGGCAGAAAATCAGATCAGCAATAAGGGAGCCAAAGCTCTGGCCAGGTCGCTGCTGGTGAACAGGAGCCTGATGGTGCTGGA CCTGCGGAGCAACTCCATCGGCCCCACCGGAGCCAAAGCCCTGGCTGAtgccctgaaaaaaaaccaaatcctgcTCTCCCTGAA cctccagcacaACTCCATCAAGGAGGACGGGGCCACCTTCCTGGCCGAGGCCCTGCTGACCAACCACAGGCTGGTGACCCTGCA CCTGCAGAAAAACGCTATCGGAGCCCAGGGCGCCCGGAAAATCGCGGAGGCGCTGAAGCAGAACCGCAGCCTGAGGGAGCTGAT ACTCTCGAGCAACTCGGTGGGAGACAACGGCTCCATTGCCTTGGCCGAAGCTCTGAGGGTGAACCACAGCCTGCAAAGCCTTGA TCTCCAGAGCAACTCCATCAGCAGTGCAGGGGTCACAGCGCTGACAGTGGCTCTCTGCTCCAACAAGGGACTCCTCAGCCTCAA CCTCCGAGAGAACTCCATCAGCAAGGAGGGGGGCCCTGCCATCGCCTGTGCCCTGCGGAGCAACAGCACCCTCAGGAAGCTGGA cctggcgGCCAACCTGCTGTACGATGACGGGGGCAAGGCCATCGCTGCGGCCATCAAAGAGAACCGGGCACTCACATCCCTCCA CTTACAGTGGAACTTCATCCAGGCCAAAGCAGCCACGGCCCTGGCACAAGCACTACAGTCCAACAGCAGCCTGGCCAGCCTTGA CCTGCAGGAGAACGCCATCGGAGACGAGGGAATGGCCGCCCTCTCTGCCGCGCTGAAGGTCAACACCACCCTGGCAGACCTCCA CCTGCAAGTGGCTTCAGTTGGCGCGGCTGGTGCCCAAGCCCTGGCAGAAGCCTTGATGGTCAACAAGAGCCTGCAGATCCTGGA CCTGCGGGGAAACTCCATCGGCGTGGCTGGGGCCCAGGCCATGGCCAACGCGCTGAAGGTGAACCGCAGCCTGCGCCGGCTCAA ccTGCAGGAAAACTCCCTGGGCATGGACGGAGCCATCTGCATCGCCACGGCCCTGAAGGGCAACCACGGCCTCACCTATGTCAA cctgcagggGAATCGCATTGGGCAGTCAGGAGCCAAGATGATCTCGGACGCCATCCGGACAAACTCGCCCGACTGCGTTGTGGACGTGTGA